The following coding sequences are from one Paenibacillus sp. FSL R5-0912 window:
- a CDS encoding HYR domain-containing protein: MKHSKRKMKHVQQGRLGIISKWLCLSLLILMLAPGAVFGSAKMFPDGSSDQSAGKAFAAVYDAPPTVQPIQNRLTVKESVYNSVYDSVYGLDPTLGVILHHGAYQLSLLAASDVQGTMAPVSPLLQQIKLSQASGVIPGGRGFMLPQVVAVKDLAGNPLAGVPVTFTVSEDSTITAVMRGLNSTGITVFSDANGYATAANNYTGYAGEGYQVYSKSTGVIKTLEVKATVPGLQPVTFKVEIGSVGSNLIDTTPPTIKATAKVDGGTPYIAGTWTSHSVTVHYTAEDTLSGIKSLTSDQSFTAEGVGMTATGKAVDSVATSDEDKNHYSIATFGPINIDKSAPVTAITVTGAEAGSWNHGKATLHFAAEDQYSGVDSIYYKLGENDAVKTAGTSAGLEIDEEGTTAVSYWAVDKTGNAEAARTVTVKIDKSGPLIASILSPKANDKGWNSTDVTVSLTASDANSGVKEIHYTLGADGEEKTVSGTTASFAVQTEGITPLTFWAVDQAGNSTPVQTTEVKIDKTIPVITVPADITIEAKAVRTPVDIGKASVQDISIPDVILTNDAPADYPIGTTTVKWTAVDPVGNTSSQVQKITVKDTTKPVLTVQGDIVVEATAVQTPFVVGGASAVDIFPVIVVNDAPKEFPIGPTTVTWTATDANSNVITATQKVTVVDRIKPVLTVPAGITKEAVGRRTAVAVGTATATDIFKVSITNNAPEDYPVGTTKVSWVAKDENGNTSTADQTIVITDTTKPELTIPKDITVEATAKRTKVATGQAEATDLFDVLLTNDAPADYPVGTTLVTWTARDEHGNVSEQVQKITVTDKTAPHLTVPGDITAEATAIKTPVELGQATATDIFKVTVTNNAPDSFIFGTTVVTWTATDENGNSTKLTQTVKIVDTTKPLVTLPGNKTAEATGERTKVDIGQPVVTEIFPVTIAKDAPADFPLGTTKVTWTITDEHGNATIGTQEIKIVDTTKPVLTVPENITVEATAVRSIVDLGQPVVFDLFKTTVINDAPDDFPVGTTRVTWMASDPSGNVAIGTQDVTVVDTTAPELQIPADVGVEATAVKTPVVIGEATATDIFPVTVTSNAPEVYSVGTTEVIWTAKDANGLVTTGKQKVTVADTTLPVLTVPEDISIEATAVSTPVNIGKATATDLFPVTVVSNGPSSYPLGKTIVTWKATDANGNFSTGTQIITVVDNTAPVIAATPDITIEATGRTTPVQLGVPAATDIFGVASVTSDAPASFPLGVKEVTWTAKDKNGNVSNRKQKVTVVDTTKPVLSIPEDVTVEAAALHTPVEIGTATATDLFEVTVKSDAPEAYPLGITKVNWTAIDENGNISTGVQIITVVDTTKPVLTMPEDLTVEATAVQTPVEIGLASATDIYPVTLTNNAPDAYPLGETKVIWTATDANGNVSAKVQTITVVDTTCPQLNVPEDRIVEATAVKTPVGIGQATATDIFKVTLVNNAPDAYPLGITEITWTATDANGNVSTKVQKIKVVDTTRPQLNVPEDMSVEATAVETLVEIGQATATDIFKVTVESNAPATYPLGTTEVTWTATDESGNVTAFVQKITVVDTTKPTLIVPKDQTVEATAVRTPIEIGQAAAEDIFPVTVTSDAPADYPLGTTTVNWKAKDVNGNEIIVLQRITVEDTTQPVLKFKGSLHLTKEATALATPVELEVPEVLELFPVTLTTDAPGFGEQGPITSEDSITAEFPLGITKVTWTAKDHSGNAMIGIVTVTITDTVKPVLKLPADITLEATAVKTPVQIGEATATDIYDVTVTSNAPEDYALGTTEIIWTAKDANGNVSTGVQKITVVDTTKPVLKLPEDKTVEATALRTPVDTGIATATDIFGVTVTSNAPADYELGTTEVTWITTDPNGNSTTSVQKITVKDTTKPVLKLPADKTVEAAALKTPVDIGLATATDIYGVTVTSNAPADYALGTTEVIWTATDENGNSITGVQKITVVDTTKPVLKLPADKTVEAAALKTPVDIGLATATDIYGVTVTSNAPADYALGTTEVIWTATDENGNSITGVQKITVVDTTKPVLKLPADKTVEAAALKTPVDIGLATGTDIYGVTVTSNAPADYALGMTEVIWTATDANGNVTTDVQKITVQDTTKPVLGLPEDKVAEATALKTPVDIGLATGTDIFGVTVTSNAPADYALGMTEVKWTATDANGNVTTGVQKITVKDTTKPVLKLPADKTVEATALKTPVDIGLATATDIFGVTVTSNAPADYALGMTEVKWTATDANGNVTTGVQKITVKDTTKPVLKAPADIAVPALGTKTPVNLGQATATDIFGFTLKNDAPADGFPFGKTAVTWTATDVNGNVSTAVQYVTVTQVFKVQSYNASRSSVSNTIFPRITFENTSSSTIQLSSIKLRYYYTIDGEKSQSFYTDYSRVSGSSGSRTIQSYITGSFQKTASKTGSDYYLEIGFSSSAGSLKPGEEVEIQCRFWKTNYSNYTQTNDYSFNASATGYTDTNKITAYSSGNLIAGMEP; this comes from the coding sequence ATGAAACATTCAAAGAGGAAAATGAAGCATGTGCAGCAAGGACGGTTAGGCATTATCAGTAAATGGCTGTGTCTCTCACTCCTGATTCTGATGCTGGCGCCCGGCGCCGTATTCGGCTCAGCGAAAATGTTCCCGGACGGCTCTTCGGATCAGAGCGCAGGCAAAGCTTTTGCGGCAGTGTATGATGCTCCGCCTACCGTACAGCCGATTCAGAATAGATTAACAGTCAAAGAATCGGTCTACAATTCCGTATATGATTCGGTGTATGGGCTAGACCCTACTCTTGGAGTCATATTGCATCACGGTGCGTATCAGCTGAGTCTGCTTGCGGCCAGCGATGTACAGGGAACGATGGCCCCGGTGTCACCGCTGCTGCAGCAGATCAAGCTGTCACAGGCCTCGGGTGTTATTCCAGGGGGACGCGGATTTATGCTTCCGCAGGTCGTGGCTGTCAAGGATCTGGCGGGCAATCCGCTGGCAGGTGTTCCGGTTACATTCACCGTTTCGGAGGACAGCACAATCACAGCGGTTATGCGCGGGCTTAACAGCACTGGGATCACGGTTTTCTCGGATGCAAACGGATATGCCACAGCCGCTAACAACTACACAGGTTATGCTGGAGAAGGCTACCAGGTCTATTCTAAAAGCACTGGTGTCATTAAGACACTGGAGGTGAAAGCTACAGTCCCGGGTCTGCAGCCGGTTACCTTCAAGGTGGAGATCGGTTCCGTAGGCTCCAACCTGATCGACACCACTCCGCCTACGATTAAGGCCACAGCGAAGGTTGATGGTGGAACTCCGTACATTGCGGGAACCTGGACCAGTCATTCGGTGACGGTTCATTACACGGCGGAAGATACCTTATCCGGCATCAAATCACTGACCTCCGATCAGAGCTTCACAGCTGAGGGAGTCGGCATGACGGCAACGGGGAAGGCTGTTGACAGTGTCGCAACCAGTGATGAGGATAAGAACCATTATTCCATCGCGACCTTTGGGCCCATTAACATTGACAAAAGCGCTCCGGTTACAGCGATAACCGTGACGGGTGCCGAAGCCGGCAGCTGGAATCACGGGAAGGCAACGCTGCATTTTGCCGCAGAGGATCAATATTCCGGTGTGGACTCTATCTATTATAAGCTGGGTGAGAATGATGCCGTGAAAACTGCGGGTACAAGTGCCGGGCTTGAGATCGACGAGGAAGGAACAACTGCAGTCAGTTACTGGGCTGTGGATAAGACCGGGAATGCGGAAGCCGCCCGGACAGTGACCGTGAAAATTGACAAGAGCGGCCCGCTCATTGCCAGCATTCTAAGCCCGAAAGCGAATGATAAGGGCTGGAACAGTACGGATGTCACAGTCTCGCTCACCGCTTCAGATGCCAACTCGGGTGTTAAGGAGATCCATTATACACTGGGAGCAGACGGGGAAGAGAAGACTGTATCAGGAACAACCGCTTCGTTCGCCGTTCAGACGGAAGGAATTACACCTCTTACATTCTGGGCAGTGGATCAGGCAGGTAACAGTACACCTGTGCAGACAACGGAAGTGAAAATAGATAAAACCATTCCGGTAATCACCGTTCCGGCAGATATTACTATTGAGGCCAAGGCAGTACGTACTCCTGTCGATATTGGCAAAGCCTCCGTTCAGGATATTTCCATCCCGGATGTCATCCTGACAAACGATGCACCGGCGGATTATCCAATCGGTACGACAACTGTAAAGTGGACAGCTGTGGATCCGGTTGGCAATACTTCTTCACAGGTGCAGAAGATCACCGTAAAGGATACAACGAAACCAGTGCTCACTGTGCAGGGAGATATCGTAGTGGAAGCTACGGCTGTACAAACACCGTTTGTTGTTGGTGGAGCCTCGGCCGTTGATATCTTTCCGGTCATTGTGGTGAATGATGCGCCGAAGGAATTCCCTATAGGTCCAACTACGGTCACATGGACCGCGACAGATGCGAACAGCAACGTGATCACAGCTACACAGAAGGTAACAGTAGTCGATCGGATCAAGCCGGTGCTGACTGTGCCTGCGGGCATTACGAAAGAAGCTGTGGGCCGAAGAACAGCGGTAGCTGTTGGCACAGCAACCGCTACGGATATTTTCAAGGTAAGTATTACGAATAATGCGCCTGAAGACTATCCGGTAGGAACCACTAAGGTCAGCTGGGTGGCGAAAGATGAGAATGGCAATACCTCTACAGCAGATCAGACTATCGTGATTACCGATACAACCAAGCCTGAGCTGACGATTCCGAAGGATATTACAGTGGAAGCAACAGCCAAACGGACGAAGGTAGCTACCGGACAAGCCGAAGCCACTGATCTGTTCGATGTGCTTTTAACGAATGATGCTCCGGCTGACTATCCGGTAGGCACAACCCTGGTAACCTGGACAGCCAGAGACGAGCATGGAAATGTCTCGGAACAGGTGCAGAAGATCACGGTTACAGACAAGACAGCGCCACACCTGACAGTGCCCGGGGATATTACAGCAGAAGCCACTGCCATTAAGACACCGGTAGAGCTGGGGCAGGCGACGGCTACAGATATTTTCAAGGTTACGGTTACGAACAATGCACCAGACAGCTTTATCTTTGGGACCACGGTAGTTACCTGGACAGCTACCGATGAGAACGGCAACAGCACCAAGCTAACACAGACGGTAAAAATTGTAGATACAACGAAGCCGCTTGTCACGCTGCCAGGCAATAAAACGGCAGAAGCGACCGGAGAAAGAACGAAGGTGGACATCGGCCAGCCGGTGGTAACAGAAATATTCCCGGTGACAATCGCGAAGGATGCTCCGGCAGATTTCCCGCTTGGCACGACCAAGGTGACCTGGACCATAACAGATGAACATGGCAATGCAACTATAGGTACGCAAGAGATCAAGATCGTGGATACTACCAAGCCAGTCCTTACTGTACCTGAGAATATTACAGTAGAGGCGACAGCGGTCAGATCCATAGTTGATCTGGGCCAGCCCGTTGTCTTCGATCTATTCAAGACCACTGTCATTAACGATGCGCCGGATGATTTCCCTGTCGGCACAACCAGAGTGACTTGGATGGCTAGTGATCCAAGCGGTAATGTGGCGATTGGGACACAGGATGTGACGGTAGTGGATACGACCGCTCCTGAACTCCAGATCCCTGCAGATGTAGGAGTCGAGGCTACAGCAGTTAAAACTCCGGTAGTGATTGGAGAGGCAACAGCTACGGATATTTTTCCGGTTACAGTAACCAGCAATGCTCCCGAGGTCTATTCAGTGGGAACGACTGAAGTCATCTGGACCGCTAAGGATGCCAACGGTTTAGTAACTACAGGCAAGCAAAAAGTGACGGTAGCCGATACAACACTGCCAGTGCTGACAGTCCCTGAGGATATCAGCATCGAGGCTACAGCAGTTAGTACCCCTGTCAATATTGGCAAGGCTACGGCAACGGATCTGTTCCCGGTAACGGTTGTCAGTAATGGTCCTTCCAGTTATCCGCTAGGCAAAACAATTGTGACCTGGAAGGCGACCGATGCGAACGGGAACTTCAGTACCGGGACGCAAATTATTACCGTTGTGGACAATACCGCACCGGTAATAGCTGCAACGCCGGATATTACAATTGAAGCCACCGGACGTACAACTCCGGTTCAGCTCGGGGTGCCGGCAGCCACAGATATTTTCGGAGTCGCCTCAGTGACCAGCGATGCTCCGGCTTCATTCCCTCTGGGAGTGAAAGAGGTGACCTGGACGGCCAAGGACAAGAACGGCAATGTGTCCAACCGCAAGCAAAAGGTTACAGTAGTGGATACCACAAAGCCGGTGCTTAGTATTCCGGAGGATGTAACCGTAGAAGCTGCAGCGCTACACACACCGGTCGAAATTGGGACGGCAACAGCCACAGATTTATTCGAGGTTACGGTCAAGAGCGATGCCCCGGAGGCTTATCCGTTAGGTATCACAAAAGTGAACTGGACGGCCATAGATGAGAATGGCAATATCTCCACTGGGGTACAGATCATAACAGTGGTAGATACCACGAAACCAGTGCTCACTATGCCGGAAGATCTGACGGTGGAAGCCACCGCAGTGCAGACGCCTGTGGAGATCGGACTGGCGTCAGCAACGGATATTTATCCAGTTACGCTTACCAACAACGCCCCGGATGCCTATCCGCTCGGTGAAACGAAGGTCATCTGGACTGCTACCGATGCGAACGGCAATGTATCTGCCAAGGTGCAGACCATTACGGTTGTGGATACGACCTGCCCGCAGCTGAACGTGCCGGAAGATAGGATCGTAGAAGCTACAGCGGTGAAGACACCTGTGGGGATCGGGCAAGCAACCGCAACAGATATTTTCAAAGTTACGCTTGTAAACAACGCCCCGGATGCTTATCCGCTGGGCATAACTGAGATCACCTGGACTGCTACCGATGCGAACGGCAATGTATCTACCAAGGTACAGAAGATTAAGGTCGTAGATACGACCAGGCCGCAGCTGAACGTACCGGAAGACATGAGCGTAGAAGCTACAGCGGTTGAGACACTAGTGGAGATTGGACAAGCAACCGCAACAGATATTTTCAAAGTTACGGTTGAGAGCAATGCTCCGGCAACTTATCCGCTAGGTACTACGGAGGTTACCTGGACGGCAACAGATGAGAGCGGCAACGTGACTGCCTTTGTTCAAAAGATTACGGTAGTGGATACCACGAAGCCGACGCTTATTGTTCCTAAGGATCAGACCGTTGAGGCAACCGCAGTTCGGACCCCTATTGAAATAGGGCAAGCTGCGGCGGAGGATATCTTCCCTGTGACGGTTACATCGGATGCTCCTGCCGACTATCCGCTGGGAACGACGACAGTCAACTGGAAGGCCAAGGACGTAAATGGCAACGAAATTATAGTATTACAGCGAATTACCGTTGAGGATACGACTCAACCGGTGCTGAAGTTCAAAGGATCTCTGCATCTGACCAAGGAAGCAACCGCGCTGGCAACCCCGGTAGAGCTGGAAGTGCCAGAGGTGCTCGAGCTGTTCCCGGTTACGCTAACCACGGATGCTCCCGGTTTTGGTGAACAAGGTCCAATTACATCAGAGGATAGTATAACTGCGGAGTTCCCTCTTGGAATAACAAAGGTAACCTGGACAGCCAAAGATCACAGCGGGAATGCCATGATCGGCATTGTAACGGTGACCATAACGGATACGGTCAAGCCCGTGCTCAAGCTTCCGGCAGACATTACGTTAGAAGCAACGGCAGTGAAGACGCCGGTACAGATTGGGGAAGCTACAGCCACAGATATCTATGATGTGACCGTTACCAGCAACGCACCTGAGGATTATGCGCTGGGTACAACGGAGATTATATGGACGGCAAAGGATGCGAACGGCAATGTAAGCACAGGCGTGCAGAAGATTACTGTGGTGGACACGACGAAGCCGGTGCTGAAGCTGCCGGAAGATAAGACGGTGGAAGCAACCGCGCTGAGAACTCCGGTAGATACCGGTATAGCTACAGCTACGGATATTTTCGGGGTGACCGTGACCAGCAATGCTCCGGCGGATTATGAGCTGGGCACGACGGAAGTCACCTGGATCACAACGGATCCAAACGGCAATAGTACAACAAGCGTGCAGAAGATTACGGTGAAGGATACGACGAAGCCGGTGCTGAAGCTGCCGGCAGACAAGACGGTGGAAGCAGCCGCGCTGAAAACTCCGGTGGACATCGGGTTGGCAACGGCTACAGATATTTACGGGGTTACCGTGACCAGCAATGCTCCGGCGGATTATGCGCTGGGCACAACCGAAGTGATCTGGACGGCAACGGATGAGAACGGCAACAGTATCACTGGCGTGCAAAAGATTACGGTAGTAGATACCACGAAGCCGGTGCTGAAGCTGCCGGCAGACAAGACGGTGGAAGCAGCCGCACTGAAAACTCCGGTGGACATCGGGTTGGCAACGGCTACAGATATTTACGGGGTTACCGTGACCAGCAATGCTCCGGCGGATTATGCGCTGGGCACAACCGAAGTGATCTGGACGGCAACGGATGAGAACGGCAACAGTATCACTGGCGTGCAAAAGATTACGGTAGTAGATACCACGAAGCCGGTGCTGAAGCTGCCAGCAGACAAGACGGTGGAAGCAGCCGCACTGAAAACTCCGGTGGATATCGGCTTGGCAACAGGCACGGATATTTACGGGGTGACGGTGACCAGCAACGCTCCGGCGGATTATGCGCTGGGCATGACCGAAGTTATTTGGACGGCAACGGATGCCAATGGCAACGTGACTACAGATGTGCAGAAGATCACGGTGCAGGATACCACGAAGCCTGTGCTAGGGCTGCCGGAGGATAAAGTCGCCGAAGCCACTGCGCTAAAAACTCCGGTAGACATCGGCCTGGCGACGGGCACGGATATTTTCGGGGTGACGGTGACCAGCAATGCTCCGGCGGATTATGCGCTGGGCATGACAGAAGTGAAATGGACGGCAACGGATGCCAATGGTAACGTGACTACAGGCGTGCAGAAGATCACGGTGAAGGATACCACGAAGCCGGTGCTAAAGCTTCCGGCAGATAAGACGGTGGAAGCGACTGCGCTGAAAACTCCGGTAGACATCGGATTGGCAACGGCCACGGATATATTCGGGGTGACGGTGACCAGCAATGCTCCGGCGGATTATGCGCTGGGCATGACAGAAGTGAAATGGACGGCAACGGATGCCAATGGTAACGTGACTACAGGCGTGCAGAAGATCACGGTGAAGGATACCACGAAGCCGGTGCTGAAAGCACCAGCAGATATTGCTGTTCCAGCTCTCGGCACCAAAACTCCTGTAAACCTGGGCCAAGCGACAGCGACCGATATCTTCGGATTTACGCTGAAGAATGATGCTCCGGCAGACGGCTTCCCGTTCGGGAAAACAGCGGTCACTTGGACGGCCACGGATGTGAACGGCAATGTATCAACGGCGGTGCAATATGTAACCGTAACTCAGGTATTTAAGGTTCAATCGTATAACGCCAGCAGAAGCAGCGTATCGAATACGATTTTTCCGAGAATAACCTTTGAGAACACAAGCAGCAGCACCATTCAGCTCTCGAGCATCAAGCTTAGATACTACTACACGATAGATGGCGAGAAGTCCCAGAGCTTCTATACCGATTACTCCAGGGTATCGGGTAGTTCCGGCAGCAGAACCATTCAGTCCTATATTACAGGGAGCTTTCAAAAGACCGCTAGCAAAACCGGCAGTGATTATTACTTGGAAATCGGATTCTCCAGCAGTGCCGGAAGTCTGAAGCCGGGTGAAGAAGTGGAAATCCAATGCAGGTTCTGGAAAACCAATTATTCGAACTATACCCAGACGAATGACTATTCCTTCAATGCATCGGCAACAGGTTATACCGATACCAACAAAATTACGGCCTACTCCTCCGGCAATCTGATTGCAGGCATGGAACCGTAA
- a CDS encoding helix-turn-helix domain-containing protein codes for MEAQGTGNFEGKSHPFVETVKKAKSGDKASMEDILSLFSVDIEYLSKFIMLPREEAIQTLKIELINIVYQDL; via the coding sequence ATGGAAGCGCAAGGGACTGGAAATTTTGAAGGAAAATCTCATCCATTCGTCGAGACAGTAAAAAAAGCGAAGAGCGGAGATAAAGCATCCATGGAGGATATTCTTAGCCTGTTCTCGGTAGACATCGAATATTTATCCAAATTCATCATGCTGCCACGGGAAGAAGCCATCCAAACCTTGAAAATCGAACTTATAAATATTGTTTATCAGGATTTGTAA
- a CDS encoding MurR/RpiR family transcriptional regulator, translated as MAAGSMISQIELVLNELPESEKKVAEFILANAKEVMHMTIHELAAKAEASSAAVVRFCRSLGIEGFPALKIRLSAEVENKNYVGYFDVESNETVHSIIDKMLSNTILTFQNTASQLDAQSIGQAVSLLQQAEVIYVYGIGASFIIAEDAAQKWLRLGKNVYAISDRHLLAAAMATKSENAVFWGISYSGETREVIQLTKRAKEQGIKTISLTRPGNNKLAQLADVSLFTSRAPEAKLRSAATSSRFAQLFVLDIVFSVYASAQHDLTVEQLAKTRQMIEVLYD; from the coding sequence TTGGCAGCAGGAAGTATGATTTCCCAAATTGAACTGGTATTGAATGAACTTCCGGAATCAGAAAAAAAAGTAGCGGAGTTCATTCTTGCCAATGCTAAAGAAGTGATGCATATGACCATACATGAGCTAGCAGCCAAAGCGGAGGCAAGCAGTGCGGCGGTTGTCCGTTTTTGCCGGTCACTGGGCATCGAGGGCTTCCCCGCTCTGAAGATCCGTTTATCCGCTGAAGTAGAGAACAAGAATTATGTGGGCTACTTTGATGTTGAATCCAATGAAACAGTGCATTCTATCATTGATAAAATGTTGTCCAATACCATATTGACCTTTCAGAACACGGCCAGTCAACTGGATGCGCAATCGATCGGGCAGGCCGTGAGCCTGTTACAACAGGCAGAGGTTATTTATGTTTATGGGATAGGCGCCTCTTTTATCATTGCAGAGGATGCAGCACAGAAATGGCTTCGGCTCGGCAAAAATGTATATGCTATTTCAGACCGTCATTTATTGGCCGCAGCCATGGCTACGAAATCAGAAAACGCCGTCTTCTGGGGAATTTCGTATAGCGGTGAGACGAGAGAGGTCATTCAATTAACAAAACGGGCCAAGGAGCAGGGGATCAAAACGATTAGCCTTACCCGTCCCGGAAATAACAAGCTTGCCCAGCTCGCGGATGTTTCTCTATTTACATCACGTGCACCGGAAGCCAAGCTTCGCAGTGCAGCAACAAGCTCGAGATTTGCCCAATTATTTGTACTCGATATTGTCTTTAGCGTATATGCCTCTGCCCAGCATGATTTAACTGTGGAACAGCTGGCGAAGACAAGGCAGATGATTGAAGTTTTGTATGATTAA
- a CDS encoding DUF871 domain-containing protein gives MIPLLGISIFVADRSLEDNVRYMEEMKAAGCTEIFTSLHMPEDDIGQLKEKLLEIANAARRLGMDLMADISGKALEKFSFPFLLEAGVTGLRMDFGFSAVEIAAYSHKMKIALNASTLTPEFLAALQEHHICLDNIEAWHNYYPRPETGLDKEAFIAKNRWLQAEGITTMAFIPGDGLKRKPLFQSLPTLEKHRNQSSFLAYLELEKDCAVDKIFVGDLTLSEGSQVQFQQYEEGIISLRVIQELPYALWDKVHLNRLDAARDVVRSETARTDQERFVMTRSIAPMHTYKRPRGTVTVDNYLYGRYEHELQITLRDLPAHEAVNVIGHVIEEDLPLLDYVRQGGRRFSFTAAT, from the coding sequence GTGATTCCATTGCTCGGAATTTCGATTTTTGTGGCGGACCGCTCGTTAGAAGACAACGTTAGGTATATGGAAGAAATGAAGGCTGCAGGCTGTACGGAGATATTCACCTCTCTTCATATGCCGGAAGATGATATCGGACAATTGAAGGAGAAATTGCTGGAGATCGCAAACGCTGCCCGGCGGTTAGGAATGGACCTGATGGCGGATATTTCCGGAAAAGCATTGGAGAAATTTTCATTTCCCTTTCTACTGGAAGCTGGTGTTACAGGTTTGCGGATGGATTTTGGTTTTAGCGCCGTTGAAATTGCAGCCTACTCACACAAAATGAAAATCGCCTTAAATGCCAGTACCTTAACCCCGGAATTCCTGGCTGCCTTACAAGAGCATCACATTTGTCTAGACAATATTGAAGCCTGGCATAATTATTATCCCCGCCCGGAGACAGGTCTGGATAAAGAAGCATTTATAGCGAAGAACAGATGGCTGCAAGCGGAAGGTATTACGACGATGGCCTTTATTCCGGGAGACGGGCTAAAGAGAAAACCGTTATTTCAAAGCTTGCCTACCTTAGAGAAGCACAGGAATCAATCTTCTTTTCTAGCTTATCTGGAATTAGAGAAAGATTGTGCGGTGGACAAAATTTTCGTTGGCGATTTAACCCTATCAGAAGGGTCTCAGGTTCAATTTCAGCAGTATGAAGAAGGGATTATTTCTTTGCGGGTAATCCAAGAATTGCCTTATGCCCTATGGGATAAGGTCCACCTGAACCGCCTGGACGCTGCCCGTGATGTAGTTCGCTCAGAAACTGCCCGGACAGATCAGGAACGTTTTGTAATGACCCGAAGTATTGCGCCTATGCATACGTACAAGCGGCCTAGAGGAACGGTTACCGTCGATAATTATTTGTACGGCCGCTATGAACATGAGCTGCAGATCACATTAAGAGATCTGCCAGCACATGAAGCTGTTAATGTGATTGGTCATGTGATAGAAGAGGACCTTCCTCTTTTGGACTACGTCAGACAAGGCGGAAGGCGCTTTAGCTTCACAGCTGCTACTTAA
- a CDS encoding DUF1906 domain-containing protein has protein sequence MAKGFDCAAPLSKKLAKQFRDDGYVFACRYLVPSGWKRLTRTEAAAISAAGLQIVSVFETTASRALGGRTAGLTDGVIAAQTALAVGQPAGSRIYFAVDFDASAKQMDTVIQYIKAAGEAARNYRSGVYGSVAVIEAAMAAKACTGFWQTYAWSKGRKAEGIHIYQYDNGPRGLGQPVHGVNVDLDLSSGDVGWWNTLPAAGLQPGNTNGEENDYMLNKEDANKIIAFIQAAYMAAGSAESRKEFHRLANELRQASGQAADSNIQ, from the coding sequence ATGGCCAAAGGATTTGATTGTGCGGCTCCGCTGTCGAAGAAGTTGGCGAAGCAGTTCCGGGATGACGGTTATGTGTTCGCCTGCCGTTACCTCGTGCCCTCAGGCTGGAAAAGGCTTACGAGGACAGAGGCGGCGGCCATCAGCGCTGCCGGACTGCAGATCGTCTCTGTGTTTGAAACGACTGCCAGCCGTGCGCTGGGCGGACGCACCGCCGGTCTGACTGACGGGGTGATTGCCGCACAGACGGCGTTAGCGGTTGGGCAGCCTGCTGGAAGCCGGATCTACTTCGCTGTAGATTTCGACGCATCTGCCAAGCAGATGGATACGGTAATCCAATATATCAAGGCAGCGGGTGAGGCTGCCCGGAATTACCGCTCAGGTGTCTATGGAAGCGTGGCTGTTATTGAGGCTGCAATGGCAGCCAAGGCCTGCACCGGCTTCTGGCAGACCTACGCCTGGAGCAAAGGCCGGAAGGCAGAGGGGATTCACATTTATCAGTACGACAACGGCCCCAGAGGGCTGGGTCAGCCGGTCCACGGAGTGAATGTGGATCTGGATCTGTCCAGTGGAGATGTGGGCTGGTGGAACACGCTGCCTGCGGCTGGTCTACAGCCGGGCAATACAAACGGAGAGGAAAATGACTATATGCTGAACAAAGAGGATGCTAATAAGATCATCGCGTTCATTCAAGCTGCCTATATGGCTGCGGGCAGTGCAGAGTCCAGAAAAGAATTTCACCGTCTAGCCAACGAACTGCGCCAGGCTTCGGGACAAGCGGCAGATTCAAATATTCAATAA